DNA sequence from the Chloroflexota bacterium genome:
GTTGTAACCCTGCCCGAGCGCGTCCGCCTTCGGATTCAGGAAGATCAGGATCCGCTCGCGCATGTAGTCTTTCATGGCGAGCCAGCTCAGCGGAAGCGCCGATATGCCGAGCGCACCCACTGCGACGAGATAGCGCGCAGGCGTTCGCGACATCACCAGCATCCCCAACCAGATAGCGATGAGCGATAGGGCGGTCCCCAGATCCGGCTGGGCATAGATCAGGGCGGCGGGCGCCGCCAAGAGGACCGCCGATGCGATAGTCGTCCGTGCTCCGACCGTTGACGTCGAGAGCACGCGGGCAAGCGCCAGCATGAGCGCCACCTTCGCCGGCTCGGAGGGCTGGAACTGGACGCCACCAAGCTCGAACCAACGCTGCGCTCCGTAGTCGCGAAGGCCATGTCCCAACCCGAGCACTGCCGCCAAGGCGACGACCGAGATCCCGTAGAGCGGAAATGCCAGAGTGCGAAGCGCGCGTGGGGGAATACATGCGCAGCCGACCATCCCCACGATGCCCAGCACCGCAAACACCAGCTCTTTCATGAACCAGCTATTGCCAACCAGTCGCGGCGGGTCGTAGTACTGGCGCGTGGCGCTGGCCACCAGCAACACGCCGAATACGGTCAGCCCCATGGTCGCCAGGAGCAGGACGGGATCGATTTGCCTCCAGCGAATGCCACGCAGGCCAAGGTTCATCGCAGAACCCCGTCAGACCTCGATCTCGCGGTCGTCATCACTCGCTTCGCTTGGGCCCCAGCTCGTCGCTGGCAATTCGTCGCTCGACGGCCCGGAAGAATGGGGTCGCCGCCACCATGCAGAGCACGGTCAGGACGCCGCTCGGAATGGCCGTCGTCGTGAGGGCACGCTCCCAGTCGACCGTCCAGCCAGCCGCCTGAAGGCCGACGATGGTAAGCACGAAGGCCAGCGCGCACCCGCCAACCCCAGCGGCGATGGGGAGGGCCGCGCCGGTCCGCGCAAGCCGGTCCATGACGAGCCCAGCAATGAGCCCAAGCACCGTGAGTCGAAAGATGTTGATGCCGAATGGGGTGGTGGACGCGATGTCGATCATC
Encoded proteins:
- the rodA gene encoding rod shape-determining protein RodA produces the protein MNLGLRGIRWRQIDPVLLLATMGLTVFGVLLVASATRQYYDPPRLVGNSWFMKELVFAVLGIVGMVGCACIPPRALRTLAFPLYGISVVALAAVLGLGHGLRDYGAQRWFELGGVQFQPSEPAKVALMLALARVLSTSTVGARTTIASAVLLAAPAALIYAQPDLGTALSLIAIWLGMLVMSRTPARYLVAVGALGISALPLSWLAMKDYMRERILIFLNPKADALGQGYNILQAQMSIGSGGMWGKGLFEGTQTQLRFLRVSHSDFIFSVLGEELGFVGAVVLFGLFLALLLRVIRAHDVADDGFGAMVCAGVVSMIAFQAVANLGANVGLTPVTGIPLPFVSYGGSALMTQLAAIGLVQATLVRRRLYRFEA
- the mreD gene encoding rod shape-determining protein MreD; amino-acid sequence: MRFLIPLLVVATILQSLTLPGLTANGVRPDLALVLVVGWAWIRGWEEGVIAGAIGGLMIDIASTTPFGINIFRLTVLGLIAGLVMDRLARTGAALPIAAGVGGCALAFVLTIVGLQAAGWTVDWERALTTTAIPSGVLTVLCMVAATPFFRAVERRIASDELGPKRSE